A genomic stretch from Oleomonas cavernae includes:
- a CDS encoding glutathione S-transferase family protein, translating into MKLYDSTLSPYGARVRLYAARKGIELDIENPPADFQAINPTAKVPCLVDGRLVLPESEVIVEYLEDRFPEPPLRPASAEGRAMARLLARIGDLYVYPALAALFTQMGSPRRDPAVISRKVEELAYGLDQLEAFIGTAGTAVDGGFSTADCALVPILLFTVQFLEQVAPDLLRTHPRVVAYWAAIQQETAVAPLVAELRLALAAFLTQR; encoded by the coding sequence TTGAAACTCTACGATTCGACATTGTCGCCCTATGGCGCCCGGGTTCGCCTGTATGCGGCCAGGAAGGGCATCGAGCTCGATATCGAAAACCCGCCGGCCGACTTCCAGGCGATCAACCCCACCGCCAAGGTGCCCTGCCTGGTCGACGGCCGGCTGGTGCTGCCTGAATCCGAGGTGATCGTCGAATATCTGGAAGACCGCTTCCCCGAGCCGCCGCTGCGCCCCGCAAGCGCGGAAGGCCGGGCGATGGCGCGGCTGCTCGCCCGCATCGGCGATCTCTATGTCTATCCGGCGCTGGCCGCGCTGTTCACCCAGATGGGCTCGCCCCGGCGCGATCCGGCGGTGATTTCCCGGAAGGTCGAGGAGCTGGCTTACGGCCTCGACCAGTTGGAAGCCTTCATCGGCACCGCCGGCACGGCGGTCGACGGCGGCTTTTCGACCGCCGACTGCGCCCTGGTGCCGATCCTGCTGTTCACCGTGCAGTTCCTGGAACAGGTGGCGCCCGACCTGCTGAGGACGCACCCCCGCGTCGTCGCCTATTGGGCAGCCATCCAGCAGGAAACCGCCGTGGCCCCGCTGGTCGCCGAACTGCGCCTGGCCCTGGCCGCCTTCCTCACGCAACGATGA
- the rpmB gene encoding 50S ribosomal protein L28: protein MARRCELTGKGVLVGNNVSHANNKTRTRFLPNLVNVSLISESLNQSIRFRISANALRSVEHNGGLDRFLLRARDTELSLKARRLKKLVEKRADTAAAAA, encoded by the coding sequence ATGGCTCGGCGCTGCGAACTGACCGGCAAGGGCGTTCTCGTTGGCAACAACGTCAGCCATGCCAACAACAAGACCCGAACTCGCTTCCTGCCGAATCTGGTCAATGTGTCGCTGATCAGCGAGTCGCTGAACCAGTCGATCCGCTTCCGCATTTCGGCCAACGCCCTGCGCTCGGTCGAACACAACGGCGGCCTGGACCGCTTCCTGCTGCGCGCCCGCGACACCGAACTGTCGCTGAAGGCCCGCCGCCTGAAGAAGCTGGTCGAGAAGCGTGCCGACACCGCAGCCGCGGCGGCCTGA
- a CDS encoding alkene reductase gives MTWSSRLFSPYRLAAIDLPNRIVMAPLTRDRAGPGNVPTELMAKYYAQRASAGLIIAEATQVMPEGQGYDATPGIHSEEQAAGWRKVTDAVHAAGGRIYLQLWHVGRISHTAFQPGGGAPVAPSAIRAKTKTFLNGGFVEVSQPRALDLAEIPGIVQAYGEAARLALKAGFDGVEIHAANGYLIDQFLRDSSNKREDAYGGPIANRTRFLFEVVDAVTAVWGAERVGIRLGPVSPANDIADSNPTALFNAVVDGLDARGLVYIHIIEGATGGARDHGQPYDFAALRKRFRGAYIANNGYDKALAEQTLAADHADLIAFGKPFIANPDLVERLRTDAPLNQVVRETLYGGGAEGYTDYPVLNEAAE, from the coding sequence ATGACCTGGAGTTCCCGCCTGTTCTCGCCGTATCGCCTGGCCGCGATCGACCTGCCCAACCGAATCGTCATGGCGCCGCTGACGCGCGACCGCGCCGGCCCCGGCAACGTGCCGACCGAGCTGATGGCAAAGTACTATGCCCAGCGCGCCAGTGCCGGCCTGATCATCGCCGAGGCGACCCAGGTGATGCCGGAAGGCCAGGGCTATGACGCCACGCCCGGCATCCACAGCGAGGAACAGGCGGCCGGCTGGCGCAAGGTCACCGACGCCGTCCACGCCGCCGGCGGGCGCATCTACCTGCAGCTCTGGCATGTCGGCCGCATCTCGCACACGGCGTTCCAGCCGGGCGGCGGCGCGCCGGTCGCTCCTTCCGCCATCCGCGCCAAGACCAAGACCTTTTTGAACGGCGGCTTCGTCGAAGTCTCGCAGCCCCGCGCCCTCGACCTGGCCGAGATCCCCGGCATCGTCCAGGCCTATGGCGAGGCCGCCCGGCTGGCCCTGAAGGCCGGCTTCGACGGGGTCGAGATCCATGCCGCCAATGGCTATCTGATCGACCAGTTCCTGCGTGATTCGAGCAACAAGCGCGAGGATGCCTATGGCGGCCCGATCGCCAACCGCACCCGCTTCCTGTTCGAGGTGGTGGACGCGGTGACCGCCGTGTGGGGCGCGGAACGCGTCGGCATCCGGCTTGGTCCCGTGAGCCCGGCCAACGATATCGCCGACAGCAACCCCACCGCCCTGTTCAACGCCGTGGTCGACGGCCTGGATGCCCGCGGCCTCGTCTATATCCATATTATCGAGGGTGCCACCGGCGGCGCCCGCGACCATGGCCAGCCCTATGATTTCGCTGCCCTGCGCAAGCGCTTCCGCGGCGCCTATATCGCCAACAACGGCTATGACAAAGCGCTTGCCGAGCAAACCCTGGCCGCCGACCACGCCGACCTGATCGCCTTCGGCAAGCCCTTCATCGCCAATCCCGACCTGGTCGAGCGCCTGCGCACCGACGCGCCGCTCAACCAGGTCGTGCGCGAGACGCTCTACGGCGGCGGCGCGGAGGGCTACACGGACTATCCGGTCCTGAACGAAGCGGCGGAGTAA
- a CDS encoding calcium-binding protein: MAKIFGTDGDDIRSGTSVGDTMYGGPDTNVFGDEAGNDSLSGAGGDDFIHGIGGDDLLDGGANNDRLYGGLGDDVVYGGDGNDIVNGGRGANGVADFYVNDGRDYLNGGDGDDIVVGRNGDDILDGGPGNDAIYGGDQGTDTSGNEFGRNDLVTYAWAPSAVFVDLALTDWQNTGGGGIDLLISIEKAVGSAFGDILKSGSSPSRNGYVEGLGGDDVLIGGSGDDVLDGGAGADTLWGEGGGADTFILLDVHPTGPGGSYVYDTVIETAGSTHRDVVQIARVEGSAVSSYVLPANIEDGKDVGTGAFDLTGNGLGNRLTGGQGVNLLTGGLGNDTIEGGLAKDVLIGGVGDDTYVLRDVNPIDPLINRFVYDAVVENPGEGFDEVIIFRAGGVSAYTLAAGVEMGDYRGSGNFNLRGNDLDNRLLGNLNVDTLEGGAGNDWLLGYSDSDILIGGAGNDHLDGGGNASGGGDTASYADATSGITVGLGIATAQDTGGAGVDTLIGIENLTGSSFGDVLSGDAAANRFDGGAGIDLVSYAGGGSGAVVYLDGSGTNDRDALGDSFAGIENLIGSALRSDRLVGDSADNVLTGLGGADRLDGGGGRDKLDGGEGDDVLLGRTGADQLTGAAGADIFAIVDKLPAAGEHDRVMDFQSGIDLLQVDASQFGWGLVAGGPVDLVMGSTPDPSGHTDGVFLYDTDDGYLRYDMDGSGASSAVLLWVLQGAPVISVTDFLIVA; this comes from the coding sequence ATGGCGAAGATTTTTGGTACCGACGGGGACGACATCCGCTCAGGCACGAGCGTTGGCGACACCATGTATGGCGGCCCCGACACCAATGTCTTTGGTGATGAGGCGGGCAATGACAGCCTGAGCGGCGCCGGCGGCGACGATTTTATTCACGGCATCGGCGGCGACGACCTTTTGGACGGTGGCGCCAACAATGACAGGCTCTATGGCGGCCTGGGCGACGACGTTGTCTATGGCGGCGACGGCAACGACATCGTCAATGGCGGCCGAGGTGCCAATGGCGTCGCTGATTTCTACGTCAATGATGGCAGGGACTATCTTAACGGCGGCGACGGCGACGACATCGTCGTCGGGCGCAATGGCGACGACATCCTGGATGGTGGCCCAGGCAATGACGCGATCTATGGCGGAGATCAGGGCACCGACACCTCAGGCAACGAATTTGGCCGCAACGACCTGGTGACCTACGCCTGGGCGCCAAGTGCCGTCTTTGTGGACCTGGCGCTGACCGATTGGCAGAACACCGGCGGTGGCGGCATCGACCTGCTGATCAGCATCGAGAAAGCCGTTGGTTCCGCCTTCGGTGATATCCTCAAGAGCGGCAGCAGCCCGTCGCGCAATGGTTACGTCGAGGGTCTGGGGGGTGACGATGTCCTGATCGGCGGTTCCGGCGACGACGTGCTGGACGGTGGCGCCGGGGCTGACACGCTGTGGGGCGAGGGCGGCGGCGCCGATACCTTCATCCTGCTGGATGTTCATCCAACCGGCCCGGGCGGCTCTTATGTCTATGACACGGTGATCGAGACAGCCGGCAGCACTCATCGCGATGTCGTCCAGATTGCACGGGTCGAAGGATCGGCCGTCAGCAGCTATGTCCTCCCGGCCAACATCGAGGATGGCAAGGATGTAGGCACCGGCGCTTTCGATCTGACAGGCAACGGCCTTGGCAATCGATTGACCGGGGGACAGGGCGTCAATTTGCTGACCGGCGGCCTTGGCAACGATACAATTGAAGGGGGATTGGCCAAGGATGTCTTGATTGGTGGTGTCGGTGACGACACCTACGTCCTCAGGGATGTCAATCCGATCGATCCGCTCATCAACAGATTCGTCTATGACGCGGTCGTTGAAAATCCGGGGGAGGGCTTTGACGAGGTCATCATTTTCCGTGCCGGCGGCGTCAGTGCTTATACCTTGGCGGCCGGCGTTGAAATGGGCGATTACCGGGGATCGGGCAATTTCAACCTGCGGGGCAATGATCTCGACAATCGGCTTTTGGGCAATTTGAATGTCGATACGCTCGAGGGCGGCGCGGGCAATGATTGGCTTTTGGGTTATTCCGATTCGGACATCCTGATCGGCGGCGCGGGCAATGATCACCTTGACGGCGGCGGCAACGCCAGTGGCGGCGGCGACACCGCCAGCTATGCCGATGCAACAAGTGGCATTACGGTTGGTCTCGGGATCGCAACGGCACAAGATACGGGCGGCGCGGGCGTCGACACGCTGATCGGCATCGAGAACCTGACTGGTTCCTCGTTCGGCGATGTGCTCAGCGGCGACGCGGCAGCCAACAGGTTCGATGGCGGTGCGGGCATCGACCTGGTCAGCTATGCCGGAGGGGGCAGCGGCGCGGTCGTCTATCTCGACGGCTCGGGAACCAACGACCGCGATGCGCTGGGCGACAGCTTCGCCGGCATCGAGAATCTCATCGGCAGCGCCCTCAGGTCGGACCGGCTGGTCGGCGACAGTGCCGACAATGTGCTGACCGGCCTGGGCGGCGCCGATCGGCTGGACGGCGGTGGCGGCCGGGACAAGCTGGACGGCGGCGAGGGCGACGACGTGCTTCTGGGGCGGACGGGGGCTGACCAGCTGACCGGCGCCGCCGGCGCCGATATCTTCGCCATCGTCGACAAGCTGCCGGCGGCCGGCGAGCACGACCGCGTCATGGATTTCCAGTCCGGTATCGACCTGCTGCAAGTCGATGCCTCCCAATTCGGCTGGGGCCTGGTCGCCGGCGGCCCGGTCGATCTGGTCATGGGCAGCACCCCCGATCCCTCCGGCCACACCGACGGCGTCTTTCTCTACGACACCGACGATGGCTACCTGCGCTATGATATGGACGGCAGCGGCGCCTCGTCGGCGGTCCTGCTTTGGGTGTTGCAGGGTGCGCCGGTGATCTCGGTCACCGATTTCCTCATCGTTGCGTGA
- the purD gene encoding phosphoribosylamine--glycine ligase, translated as MNVLVIGGGGREHALCWALAKSPSVGRLFCAPGNGGIAQVATCIALDFKDTERVLALIRSEKIGFVVVGPEAPLVFGLVDKLIEKGIKVFGPTAAAAQLEGSKGFTKDLCARHDIPTAAYGRFHGRDAALTYLAKQSVPIVIKADGLAAGKGVVIATSMAEAVEAVNDCFAGRFGSAGSEIVIEEFLAGEEASFFAIADGRHVVALGSAQDHKRAFDGDTGPNTGGMGAVAPSPLMTQAMVDEVMARIIVPTVKAMAAEGRPFKGVLYAGLMLTATGPQLIEYNVRFGDPEAQVLMARLKSDLLPVLVAAADGVLDKLDIEWDDRPAVTVVMATNGYPGDLAKGGEIRGLAAAAASDPDVLVFHAATKAAGDHFVPNGGRVLNITALGETIDVARAKAYAAIAHVDWPGGFFRRDIALKAIAAEA; from the coding sequence ATGAACGTTCTGGTGATCGGTGGCGGTGGCCGCGAACATGCCCTGTGTTGGGCCTTGGCGAAATCACCTTCTGTCGGCCGTCTGTTCTGCGCGCCGGGCAATGGTGGCATTGCCCAGGTCGCCACCTGCATCGCCCTGGACTTCAAGGACACCGAACGGGTGCTGGCCCTGATCCGCTCGGAAAAGATCGGCTTCGTGGTGGTCGGGCCCGAGGCGCCGCTGGTCTTCGGCCTGGTCGACAAGCTGATCGAGAAGGGCATCAAGGTCTTCGGCCCCACCGCCGCCGCCGCCCAGCTCGAAGGTTCCAAGGGCTTCACCAAGGACCTGTGCGCTCGCCACGACATTCCCACGGCCGCCTATGGCCGCTTCCATGGCCGTGATGCGGCGCTCACGTATCTGGCCAAGCAGTCGGTCCCCATCGTCATCAAGGCGGACGGGCTGGCGGCCGGCAAGGGCGTGGTCATCGCCACCTCCATGGCCGAAGCGGTCGAGGCGGTGAACGACTGCTTTGCCGGGCGCTTCGGCTCGGCCGGGTCGGAAATCGTCATCGAGGAATTCCTGGCGGGGGAGGAGGCCAGCTTCTTCGCCATCGCCGACGGCCGCCACGTGGTCGCCCTGGGCAGCGCCCAGGACCACAAGCGCGCCTTCGACGGTGATACCGGCCCCAATACCGGCGGCATGGGCGCGGTCGCGCCGTCGCCCCTGATGACGCAAGCCATGGTCGACGAGGTCATGGCCCGCATCATCGTCCCCACCGTGAAGGCGATGGCGGCCGAGGGGCGGCCGTTCAAGGGCGTGCTCTATGCCGGCCTGATGCTGACGGCCACAGGCCCGCAACTGATCGAATACAATGTCCGCTTCGGCGATCCTGAAGCCCAGGTCCTGATGGCGCGCCTGAAGTCCGACCTGCTGCCCGTGCTGGTCGCCGCGGCCGACGGCGTGCTCGACAAGCTCGACATCGAATGGGACGACCGCCCGGCGGTGACCGTGGTCATGGCCACCAACGGCTATCCCGGCGATCTGGCCAAGGGCGGCGAGATTCGCGGGTTGGCGGCGGCCGCGGCCAGCGACCCGGACGTGCTGGTGTTCCATGCCGCGACCAAGGCGGCGGGCGATCATTTCGTGCCCAACGGTGGCCGGGTGCTGAACATCACTGCCCTGGGGGAGACGATCGACGTCGCGCGCGCCAAGGCCTATGCCGCCATCGCCCATGTCGATTGGCCGGGCGGCTTCTTCCGCCGGGATATCGCGCTCAAGGCGATCGCAGCCGAGGCTTGA
- a CDS encoding esterase-like activity of phytase family protein: MGVLLRGVEGYFGVALLALALAGPALADPIPIDAAAVRLDPDRPERETVGKLTYAGGVSLLSPDQRFGGWSAMVISADGSHLTAISDIGWRMTATIARQDGRIVGLMEVDLAALAGPDGKPIAGDKEAADAEGMAVMPDGGIAVAFERQHRVWHYPAARDGGDALLGVPVPIDTPAALTAAESNGGLEALEALPDGSLVGFAEELPDGKGHHTGWIFGGPAAAQPRTLRLDAIGILKPTDLKRLPSGDLLLLERRYTVAGGPGARLSIIDAAALDGAKPIHSRELAQIPANLTVDNFEALGVWQDAKGGQYAVILSDDNFSAVQRTLLMEFKLP, from the coding sequence GTGGGCGTGCTGCTGCGCGGCGTTGAGGGATATTTCGGGGTAGCGCTGCTGGCGCTGGCCCTTGCCGGCCCGGCCCTGGCCGATCCGATTCCGATCGATGCCGCGGCGGTGCGGCTGGATCCCGACCGGCCCGAGCGCGAAACCGTCGGCAAGCTGACCTATGCCGGCGGCGTCTCGCTGCTGTCGCCGGATCAGCGCTTCGGCGGCTGGTCGGCCATGGTGATCAGTGCGGACGGCAGCCACCTGACGGCGATTTCCGATATCGGCTGGCGCATGACCGCGACCATCGCCCGGCAGGACGGCCGCATCGTGGGCTTGATGGAGGTCGATCTGGCCGCACTCGCCGGCCCCGACGGCAAGCCGATCGCCGGCGACAAGGAAGCCGCCGATGCCGAGGGCATGGCGGTGATGCCCGACGGCGGCATCGCCGTGGCCTTCGAGCGCCAGCACCGGGTCTGGCACTACCCGGCCGCGCGCGACGGTGGCGATGCCCTGCTGGGCGTGCCGGTGCCGATCGACACCCCCGCCGCGCTGACCGCGGCCGAATCCAACGGCGGCCTGGAAGCGCTCGAGGCCCTGCCCGACGGCAGCCTCGTCGGCTTTGCCGAGGAATTGCCCGACGGCAAGGGGCACCATACCGGCTGGATCTTCGGCGGCCCTGCGGCGGCGCAGCCGCGCACCCTGCGCCTGGACGCGATCGGCATCCTCAAGCCGACCGACCTCAAGCGGCTGCCCTCAGGCGACCTCCTGCTGCTGGAGCGGCGCTATACCGTGGCCGGCGGCCCGGGCGCCCGGCTGTCGATCATCGACGCCGCCGCGCTCGACGGCGCCAAGCCCATCCACAGCCGCGAACTGGCCCAGATCCCGGCCAATCTCACCGTCGACAATTTCGAGGCCCTGGGGGTCTGGCAGGACGCCAAGGGCGGGCAATACGCCGTCATCCTGTCCGATGACAATTTCAGTGCCGTCCAGCGCACCCTGCTGATGGAATTCAAGCTGCCGTAG
- a CDS encoding beta strand repeat-containing protein, with protein sequence MATLTGTDGSDSITGTPEDDEIFAGPDSGPFAANASGAGAGDDFLYGLGGNDKLFAGEGNDYADGGEGNDFLYGDFINEYPHDGGDDFLFGGAGTDRLQGGAGDDILEGGAGNDFIVGGPPSANSRVFYDTARYATATSGVVVDLRITTAQNTVGAGTDTITGVLNLTGSSFDDILTGNNSSNTLIGGLGNDVLDGQGGNDTVSYTDAGGGINGVNVNLALAGAQNTGTAGIDTLIGIEHLIGSAYNDNLTGNDVGNRIDAGAGSDTLNGAGGNDRLDGGGDADSLAGGTGDDTYILADVYLSFSFDTVTENAGAGTDTVEVRRVGKVGSYTLGANVENGRVAGSGAFNLFGNDLGNSLTGNAVANLLDGGAGNDGLFGGDGADVLTGGLGDDDLNGGAGLAQGGDTASYASAAGAVTVDLGLAVYQDTGGAGIDRLVNMENLTGSAFDDTLIGNNLANKFDGGGGVDLVSYAGGATGAVVYLDGTGTNDRDALGDSFVNVENIIGSAAKADRLIGDGANNGFTGLGGNDRLDGGDGKDNLDGGDGDDVLLGRAGADQVTGGLGADIFAFVEKPSAAGGHDRVMDFEHGIDQLQVDASQFQGGLVAGGTVTLRTGSDPGTVGLAGGTFLYDTDDGYLRYDMDGAGAASAVLLWVLQGVPSLTASDFLIVA encoded by the coding sequence ATGGCCACGCTGACCGGTACCGACGGCTCGGATTCGATCACCGGCACCCCGGAAGACGACGAGATCTTCGCCGGCCCTGACTCCGGGCCGTTCGCGGCCAATGCGTCCGGCGCAGGCGCGGGTGACGATTTTCTCTACGGCCTGGGAGGCAACGACAAGCTTTTCGCCGGCGAGGGCAACGACTATGCCGACGGCGGCGAGGGCAACGACTTTCTCTACGGCGACTTCATCAACGAATACCCGCATGACGGGGGTGACGATTTTCTGTTCGGCGGCGCCGGAACCGACCGGCTGCAAGGCGGCGCCGGCGACGACATCCTCGAAGGCGGCGCCGGCAACGATTTCATCGTCGGCGGCCCGCCCAGCGCCAACAGCAGGGTGTTCTACGACACGGCGCGCTATGCCACGGCGACCAGCGGCGTCGTGGTCGATCTCAGGATCACCACGGCGCAGAATACCGTCGGGGCGGGGACCGACACGATCACCGGCGTGCTCAACCTCACCGGGTCGTCCTTCGACGATATCCTGACCGGCAACAACAGCTCCAACACGTTGATCGGCGGGCTCGGCAATGATGTGCTCGACGGCCAGGGCGGCAACGACACGGTCAGTTACACCGACGCCGGCGGCGGCATCAATGGCGTCAATGTCAATCTGGCGCTCGCCGGGGCGCAGAACACCGGCACTGCCGGGATCGATACCCTGATCGGCATCGAGCATCTCATCGGCTCGGCCTACAACGACAACCTCACGGGCAACGACGTCGGCAACAGAATCGATGCAGGTGCCGGCAGCGACACGCTCAACGGCGCCGGCGGCAACGACCGGCTGGACGGCGGCGGCGATGCGGACAGCCTGGCGGGTGGAACCGGTGACGACACCTACATCCTCGCCGATGTCTATCTCAGCTTCAGCTTCGACACGGTGACCGAGAATGCCGGCGCCGGCACCGACACGGTCGAGGTCAGGCGCGTCGGCAAGGTGGGCAGCTACACATTGGGAGCGAACGTCGAAAACGGTCGCGTTGCCGGCAGCGGTGCGTTCAACCTGTTCGGCAACGATCTCGGCAACTCGCTGACCGGCAACGCCGTCGCCAATCTGCTCGATGGCGGTGCCGGGAATGACGGCCTGTTCGGCGGCGACGGGGCCGACGTTCTGACCGGTGGTCTCGGCGACGATGACTTGAACGGCGGCGCCGGCTTGGCCCAGGGCGGGGATACGGCCAGCTATGCCTCGGCTGCCGGTGCCGTCACGGTCGATCTCGGCCTTGCGGTTTACCAGGACACGGGCGGCGCCGGCATCGACAGGCTCGTCAACATGGAGAACCTCACCGGTTCCGCCTTCGACGACACGCTGATCGGCAACAACTTGGCCAACAAGTTCGACGGCGGCGGCGGTGTCGATCTGGTGAGTTACGCGGGCGGCGCCACCGGCGCCGTGGTCTATCTCGACGGCACCGGCACCAACGACCGCGACGCCCTGGGCGACAGCTTCGTCAATGTCGAGAATATCATCGGCAGCGCCGCCAAGGCCGACCGGCTGATCGGCGACGGTGCGAACAACGGCTTCACCGGCCTGGGCGGCAACGACCGGCTCGACGGCGGCGACGGCAAGGACAATCTCGACGGCGGCGACGGCGACGACGTCCTGTTGGGCCGGGCCGGCGCCGACCAGGTCACCGGCGGCCTCGGCGCCGACATCTTCGCCTTCGTCGAAAAACCCTCTGCTGCCGGCGGCCACGACCGGGTGATGGATTTCGAGCACGGCATCGACCAGCTCCAGGTCGACGCCTCCCAGTTCCAGGGCGGGCTCGTGGCCGGCGGCACCGTGACCCTGCGCACGGGCAGTGACCCCGGCACGGTGGGGCTGGCCGGCGGCACCTTCCTCTACGACACCGACGACGGCTATCTGCGCTACGACATGGACGGCGCCGGGGCGGCGTCGGCGGTCCTGCTTTGGGTCCTGCAAGGCGTGCCCAGCCTGACGGCGAGCGATTTCCTGATCGTTGCCTGA
- a CDS encoding VUT family protein translates to MTVVARRDRGFFLGAIAAMTVVVVASNIAVQYPFEPFGLADWLTWGAFTYPLSFFVTDLTNRQIGARGARLVVYVGFFVAVILSALLAEPRIAAASGLAFLVGQLLDVTVFNRLRRQSWWRAPLVASALGSVVDTAVFFTAAFALTGLPWLGWAAGDLAVKLIFALGLLAPFRLFIAYARQPRAA, encoded by the coding sequence GTGACTGTCGTGGCGCGCCGCGACCGGGGATTTTTCCTCGGCGCGATTGCCGCCATGACCGTGGTCGTCGTCGCCTCGAATATCGCGGTTCAGTACCCGTTCGAGCCGTTCGGCCTGGCCGACTGGCTCACCTGGGGTGCCTTCACCTATCCGCTGTCCTTCTTCGTCACCGATCTGACCAACCGGCAGATCGGCGCCCGGGGCGCCCGCCTCGTGGTCTATGTCGGCTTTTTCGTGGCCGTCATCCTGTCGGCGCTGCTGGCCGAGCCCCGCATCGCCGCCGCCTCCGGTCTGGCCTTCCTGGTCGGGCAATTGCTGGACGTCACCGTGTTCAACCGCCTGCGCCGGCAAAGCTGGTGGCGCGCGCCCCTGGTCGCCTCGGCGCTGGGCTCGGTGGTCGATACAGCGGTGTTTTTCACCGCCGCCTTCGCCCTGACCGGCCTGCCCTGGCTTGGCTGGGCTGCCGGCGACCTCGCCGTGAAGCTGATCTTCGCGCTGGGCCTGCTGGCCCCCTTCCGCCTGTTCATCGCCTACGCCCGGCAGCCCCGGGCCGCTTGA
- a CDS encoding phosphotransferase has translation MAAGDQGSEAGAVREAHRFDEGRLAEYLKGAVPGFAGPLTVTQFKGGQSNPTFLLATPARRYVLRKKPPGKLLASAHQIEREYKVIEALAKTDVPVAEAVLLCEDPEVIGTAFYVMGHVDGRVLRDPQLPGMTRDERAAIYDSMNDVMARMHKVDVNAVGLGDFGKPGNYFDRQIGRWSKQYEAAKTDDVAPMDALMAWLPANIPPGDQVTIAHGDYRLENTICHPTQPRILAVLDWELATLGHPLADVAYNCMPYHIADPTMGNLMNVDFAATGIPTEAEYLAAYCQRTGRDGIPSWEFYLAFAMFRLASIAQGVYKRGLDGNASSEKAIMYGAVARFLAELACGTLAKAGVKL, from the coding sequence ATGGCGGCTGGTGATCAGGGCAGCGAGGCAGGGGCCGTGCGCGAGGCGCACCGTTTTGACGAAGGGCGGCTGGCCGAATACCTGAAGGGCGCCGTGCCGGGCTTTGCCGGGCCGCTGACCGTGACCCAGTTCAAGGGCGGCCAGTCCAACCCCACTTTCCTGCTGGCCACACCGGCCAGGCGCTACGTCCTGCGCAAGAAGCCGCCGGGCAAGCTGCTCGCCTCCGCCCACCAGATCGAGCGCGAATACAAGGTGATCGAGGCCCTGGCCAAGACCGACGTGCCGGTCGCCGAAGCCGTCCTTCTTTGCGAGGACCCGGAGGTCATCGGCACCGCCTTCTACGTCATGGGCCATGTCGACGGCCGGGTGCTGCGCGATCCCCAATTGCCGGGCATGACCCGCGACGAGCGCGCGGCGATCTATGATTCGATGAACGATGTCATGGCGCGCATGCACAAGGTCGACGTCAATGCCGTGGGCCTGGGCGATTTCGGCAAGCCCGGCAATTATTTCGACCGCCAGATCGGCCGCTGGTCCAAGCAGTACGAAGCGGCCAAGACCGACGACGTGGCGCCGATGGACGCCCTGATGGCCTGGCTGCCGGCGAACATCCCGCCGGGCGACCAGGTCACCATCGCCCATGGCGACTACCGCCTGGAAAACACCATCTGCCATCCGACGCAGCCGCGCATCCTGGCGGTGCTGGACTGGGAACTGGCCACCCTGGGCCACCCGCTGGCCGATGTCGCCTACAACTGCATGCCCTATCACATTGCCGATCCGACCATGGGCAATCTGATGAATGTCGACTTTGCCGCGACCGGCATCCCGACCGAGGCGGAATACCTGGCCGCCTATTGCCAGCGCACGGGCCGTGACGGCATTCCCAGTTGGGAATTCTATCTCGCCTTCGCGATGTTCCGCCTCGCCTCGATCGCCCAGGGCGTCTACAAGCGCGGCCTGGACGGCAATGCCAGTTCGGAAAAGGCCATCATGTACGGCGCCGTCGCCCGCTTCCTGGCGGAACTCGCCTGCGGGACCCTGGCAAAGGCCGGCGTCAAGCTCTGA